The following are encoded together in the Ovis canadensis isolate MfBH-ARS-UI-01 breed Bighorn chromosome 2, ARS-UI_OviCan_v2, whole genome shotgun sequence genome:
- the LOC138434374 gene encoding protein SET-like, translating into MAPKHQSSLPPQAKKLKKARPTPASRPDEASASSNLPKEEKEQQEAIEHIDEVQNEIDRLNEQASEEILKIEQKYNKLRQPFFQKRSELIAKIPNFGVTTFVNHPQVSALLGEEDEEALHYLTRVEVTEFEDVTSGYRIDFYFDENPYFENKILSKEFHLNESGDPSSKSTEIKWKSGKDLTKRSHQTQNKASRKRQHEEPESFFTWFTDHSDAGADELGEVIKDDIWPNPLQYYLVPDMDDEEGEGEEDDDNDEEEEGLEDIDEEGDEDEGEEDEDDDEGEEGEEDEGEDD; encoded by the coding sequence atggCCCCCAAACACCAGTCTTCTCTTCCACCCCAAGcgaagaaactgaagaaagccAGGCCAACTCCTGCCTCCAGGCCAGACGAGGCATCTGCTTCTTCAAACTTGccgaaggaagaaaaagaacagcaagaagcaaTTGAACATATtgatgaagtacaaaatgaaatagACAGGCTTAATGAACAAGCCAGTGAGGAGATTTtgaaaatagaacagaaataTAACAAACTCCGCCAACCATTTTTTCAGAAGAGGTCAGAATTGATCGCCAAAATCCCAAATTTTGGGGTAACAACATTTGTTAACCATCCACAAGTGTCTGCACTGCTTGGGGAGGAGGATGAAGAGGCGCTGCATTATTTGACAAGAGTTGAAGTGACAGAATTTGAAGACGTTACATCAGGTTAcagaatagatttttattttgatgaaaaccCTTACTTCGAAAATAAAATTCTCTCCAAAGAATTTCATCTGAATGAGAGTGGTGATCCATCTTCAAAGTCCACTGAAATCAAATGGAAATCTGGAAAGGATTTGACGAAACGATCACATCAAACACAGAATAAAGCCAGCAGGAAGAGACAGCATGAGGAACCAGAAAGCTTCTTCACCTGGTTTACTGATCATTCTGATGCAGGTGCAGATGAGTTAGGAGAGGTCATCAAAGATGATATTTGGCCAAATCCATTACAGTACTACTTGGTTCCTGACATGGATgatgaggaaggggaaggagaagaggatgacgaCAATGACGAAGAGGAGGAAGGATTGGAAGACATTGATGAAGAAGGGGATGAGGATGAAGgtgaagaagatgaagatgatgatgagggggaggaaggagaggaagatgaAGGAGAAGATGACTAA